Part of the Tenacibaculum sp. SZ-18 genome, AAATTAACCACTAAGAACCCCTAAGTAAAAATAACTTGCTGTAACACAAACAATAAAGTACAAACGACATTGTTACCTATACCAAATGCAGTTCGTATAGTTCTAAGTGTATTTTATACCTCTATAAAAAATTAAAACCTATTAATTCTGTATTTTCAACATCAGAAATGGAATTATTCAAAAAACATATAACTCAAATCTTAGTTCATCTTTTATTTTGGCTGCTTTTTGTGTTTATATCACTTTTTGTGTTTTCAGAATATTATTGGTCTGAAAACCCATTTTTACAATATCTATCCATATTAATATTTATTGTTTATGCGAATCACTTAATATTATTACCATACTTTGTCAGAAAGAAACAATATATCCTATACGCCATATTATTCATTCTTATTTCGTTTTTAGCAACACAACTCTATTGTAATGTTTTCACGCGATGTGGCTGTTCATTTATGAAGTGTTTAAGCGATTATTTATGGCAAACCCTTGTGCCACTATTCTTCTTTTCATTTGTTTGGATTCTGTTCAAGTATTTGGATAGAGAAAAGGAAATTGAAATGGCATTGCAAGAACGAACAGAACTCGAATTAAAGTTTCTTAAATCACAGATAAATCCCCATGTATTATTCAATAATTTGAATACTATCTATTCTTATGCCATTGAAAAACCAGATCAAACACCTGATTTAATTCTGAAATTATCTGATAATTTAAAGCATGTGCTATATGAAAGTAACTCAGACTTTATTCCTTTAGAAAAAGAACTACAGTATCTTGATAATTATATCGACTTTCAGAAAATACGCACACAAGGAATTAAAGAGATCGTATATACAAAAAGTATTAGTTCTGTTCAGTATCAGATTGCACCATTATTATTAATAACTATAATTGAAAACGCATTCAAACACAGTACTCCAAATAGTATCATTCGTATTCATATTGAAATAAAAGATAAAACATTACTATGCACTTGTGAAAATAGTTTCTTGGATTCAGCTATTTTTAAACAAGAGGCTATTGGTTTAAAAAACTTGCAGAAGCGGTTGAATTTACTATATCAAAACCAGCATGAATTTAAGGTAAATGAAGATGATACTTTTAAGGTAAGTTTAAAGCTAAATTTAATATGATGACTTGTATTATTCTTGAAGACGAACTTCCTGCACAAAACCTTCTTAGGAATTTTCTTAACAAAATTCCTGATGTAAAATTGATAGCTGCTTTTCAAACAGCTCTTGATGCAAATACTTTTCTAAAGGAAAATAATGTCGATTTTCTTTTTTTAGATATTAATCTTCCAGATATTCTTGGAATTGATTTTATCAAAACAATTAAAAATCCACCACAAGTTATAATTACCACAGCGTATCCTAATTATGCAGTTGATAGTTTCGAGCTTCCGACTATTGTAGATTACTTGGTAAAACCATTTTCATTCGATCGTTTTTTAAAATCGATTCACAAGGTTGAACACATTATTAATAGACAAGAAGTGAAACCAAATAATCATGTATTCTTAAATATTGATAAAACCTTACATAAGATTTTACTTAGTGATGTTCTTTTTATAGAATCGGATAGGAACTATCTCACCTTTGTAACCCAACTCAAGAAATACGTTTTTATCGACTCATTAAAAACCTGGAATTCCAAATTGACTGATGATTTTATTCAAATTCATAAGTCTTACATTATTAATGTAAATCATATTGATAAAATTGCTGGAAATGAAATTAGCATGGGTGAAATTAAGATTCCGATAGGAAGAACTTTTAAGCCTAATTTCATGAAGAAATTTAACTCTTAAAATTGCAAGAAATTTTCTTCAATTGATGTAAATCTGACATCCATTTTTTAGCCAAAACTAACCTTAAATTAACTATTGTTTTTGAATTATCTATAAAAATTAAATTATTTACTTTATAAAAAATTAGCTTTTAAAACCATAAAAAGTGACATATTTTTAACTAAAGCATTATTTTGTTGATTATTTGTTAATGTTTGACGTGTGTTAATTTTTAGAGAACTTTAACGAAAAACGCCTAAAACGAAATGTTTTATTAACATTTTGAATAGTCAATTATATCGTAAGTGGTAGTACTTTTGGAATGTAATTAATAAACAAAAAAACAAACCTAAAACAATAAAACACCATTAAGATGAAAAAGTTATTTTTATTATTAGCGATCACAGTGAGCACTTCAATTTTTGCTAACAACTCAAGACCAGCTGAGGTAGTTAAGTCTGAGATCAGAACTGAAATCATTAAATTATTAGGAAACGCAAACTTTAATGTTGAATCTAATTTAACTGCAGATGTTGAATTCATGATCAACAACAAAGGAGAAGTTATCGTTTTAACTGTTGATACAAAAAACGCAGATGTTGAAACTTACGTAAAAAACAAATTAAACTATAAACTAATCACTAACAAGTTAATCGTAAAAGGTCAAACTTATAAAATGCCTTTAAAATTAGTTAAAGCTTAATTCATAGAATTTCTACTTAACAAATTTATATTGCAAGCCATCATTTTAAATGATGGCTTTTTTTGACTTCGTTTATTACTGAATATCTTAGTTAGATTTCAAGATTAAGAGGCTTTAGCTATTTCTTACTAAAAACTAAGTAAAGGAAAATAGATTTAGCCTGATTTAGTAAACCTTTCTTTGCGAGAATGAAGTGGTTTTGTTTAACAAAAATTAAAAAGCTGATTTAATCAACTCAGCTTTTATTTTTATCATGAATTTTTGTAGGTATATGATCATTCCAAACTGTTAGAATATCAGTTGCAACACTGGCACCACTTCCCGCAGCAATTGCAAATTGACTTCTCCAACCTGCGATGGTTCCGCAACAATACAATCCTTCTTTAATTAAATGATTAAAATTGCGAAGCTGTATCCTATCTTTCATTGCATTTGCTCTAGAATGTCTCTCAATATATTGTTCTAAACCAACTATATTAAAAGGTTTAGCATAATTTAAAGCAACAACAACATTCTTGGTTATGTATTCATTTTTATTTGTTATAACTTTATAACCAGCATCGTCATCAATGACAGCTGTAACCTTTTCATTTTCCATTTGATCTACGTGAGGATACATTTTTGCTAATTGCTTTTTACCATCAGACAAAATATCTTTCCCTAAAGTTCCTGGTGGCAATCCTAATACATTATTAAAAAGGGCATTTTGCAAATGAGAAGCTCTTTGATGCATTATAATTCCAACTTTTTTCCCTTGAGCATAAGCTTTATCCTTTGCCGAAGCTAAAACTAACGCACATTGTATTCCTGCCACTCCTCCACCAATAATTAATGTATCAAAACTCATTAAGCAAGTAACATTTTAATGTTTGCTGCAAAAAGTTTCACTGCAATTGCTAGTAGGATTACACCAAATATTTTTCGAATAATCGCAATACCATTTTTACCGATTAACTTTTCAATACGAGAAGATGTTTTTAAAACAATATAGATAACCAAAACATTTAACAGTACCGCGATAATAATATTCATTAAGTCGAATTCTGCACGTAATGAAAGTAAAGTGGTTAAACTACCTGGACCTGCAATTAATGGAAAAGCCAATGGAAAGACAGTTGCATTTAACGCCTGATCTTCTTCCTCTTTATATAGCGTAATTCCAAGAATCATTTCTAAGGCAATAAAGAACAAAATAAAAGAACCTGCAACAGCAAATGAATTTACATCAATTCCAATTAAATTTAATAAACGCTGACCAACAAAGAGAAATAAAATCATAATGAAACCAGCTATTACCGAAGCTTTTTCCGACTGAATATGGCCAACTTTATTTCTTAAATCGATAATAATTGGAATATTTCCCACAATATCAATTACAGCAAATAATACCATAAAAGCTGTAAATATTTCATTAAGACTAAGATTCATCTCTTGTTAGTTTTTGAATTATTAAATGTCAAAAGTATGTTTAATTACAATTAAATGTAATAAAAATAACTTTATTTTTGCATTATGTTTCAATTAGGAAAGACCATTGTTTCGGAGGATATTATAGAAAAGGATTTTGTATGTAATTTATCTGCATGCAAAGGAATCTGTTGTGTAGAAGGGGAAGCAGGAGCTCCTTTAGATAAAGAGGAGACAAAAATTTTAGAGGAAATTTATCCGAAAGTAAGACCATTTTTACGTAAAGAAGGAATAGAATCTATAGAACAAAACGGCACTTGGATTACAAGTGATTTTGGTGAATTAGAAACACCTTTAGTAAACCAAGAAGAATGTGCTTATGTAATTTTCGATGATAAAGGAACAGCTCTTTGTGCTATTGAGGAGGCTTACAATAAAGGTATTGTAGATTGGAAAAAACCTGTTTCTTGTCATTTATACCCGGTTAGAGTAAAGGATTATTCTGAATTTTCCGCCGTAAATTACCACAAATGGGATATTTGCGATGATGCTTGTACTTTAGGGGCAGAATTACAAGCTCCTGTTTACAAATTTGTAAAAGAAGCGCTTATCCGAAAGTTTGGTAAAAACTGGTATATGGAACTTGAAAAATTAGCCGCAGAAAAGACTAAATAACATTTCCTGATATTTTTTTGTGTAATCTAATAGCATATCCATCAGACAAACTTGCAACATAACTACATGTCTGCAAAATTCGTTCGTAAAGGTCATCTTTTAACGTTCTATACTCTTCTGGAAGTAAGTTTAGAACTAAACGATCAAAATTAGACTGTTCTCCTTTGTATTTGTTATTCAATGCAGTAACAAACACATCTAACAAATCAGCTATTATCTTATAACCCGCTACTTCCTTTTCTACAACATCATTACTTCTATATATCTTTTCGATACTTATTTTAATGATATCATTCATTTGCGCCTCATACTTACATTTATCTAATAATGAGTTACTGAAAGTTCCCTTTAAAATCTCTTCCTCATTACTTAAAAACATATCCACAGCTTCATTAATTAAAACTCCGATAGCCAACGCTCTTAAATAACTTACTCTATCTTTCTTATGTTTTAGTGAATGATACTTTTTAATGTCGATGGTATCCTTCACTAATTTAATCATATACTCCAAAGCATATTCTTCATCGATTAAGCCAAGATTAATTCCATCTTCAAAATCAATAATAGTATAACAAATGTCATCTGCTGCTTCCACTAAATAAGCTAATGGATGTCGATAATAAGCAATTCCTTGAGAGGCTTTTTTTACCATTCCTAACTCTTCTACAACATCAATAAAAATATTTTTTTCAGATTGGAAAAACCCGTACTTCTTATCTGAAATATGAGAAGTAGGCTTCTTAGGTAAACTCTCTTTAGGGTATTTAATGAAAGCACCTAATGTTGCATACGATAAACGTAATCCTCCTGGAGTTCCTTCTTTACTTTCCGTAACTATCTTTAATCCGTTTGCGTTTCCTTCAAAATCGACTAAATCCTGATATTCTTTTTCTGATAGCTCTTCTTTATATTTTAATCCTTTTCCTGTTTTAAAATACTCTCCTATTGCTTTCTCTCCAGAATGACCAAAAGGAGGGTTTCCAATATCGTGCATTAAACAAGCAGCTGCTACAATTGCTCCAAAATCATTAAAGGTATATCCTAAATTCTTTAATTCTGGATGACGATCTAAAATTACTTTCCCTGCTCTTCTACCTAAAGTTCTTCCTACTACAGAAACCTCTAGACTGTGGGTTAATCTAGTATGAACAAAATCTGTTTTTGATAATGGAATTACTTGAGTTTTATCTTGCAGGCTTCTAAAAGCAGATGAAAATATAATTCTGTCAAAATCTACTTCAAATCCTAATCGAGTTTCATCTTGAGTTGCTCTTGTTCTCTTTTGTGTATCTCCGAATCTTTTTAAAGAAAGTAATTGTTCCCAGTTCATTCTGTAATTCTTATAGGCTAAAAAAATCAATCGTGAGCAAAGTTATTTAATCTTTTTCTTTATGCTCATATCTTTTTTGAATTATAAAATTTTTGTTGCTCTATTAATTATCTATCTTTTAACTGTTTGATTTTTAGTGTTAAATATGGTAGCTTTGTTAGCATGTGATTGAAATTTAAAAAATAGTCTTTATTTTTGTAGAACAATAGTGATAAACCTATGGGTACAGCAAGCTCAGTAGCTAACGAATTTTTAAAATTATCTAAAGAACAAGGCAGTAATGTTACTAATATGAAGTTAGTAAAGTTAATGTACATTGCTCAAGGATTGTCGTTATCTTTATTAGAGCGTCCTATATTTGAAGATGATAAAATTGAAGCTTGGAAATACGGACCTGTTGTTCCAAGTATTTACCACGAATTTAAACATTTTAAGTCAGAACCAATTACATCGAAATCGGTTACTCTTGATAGTAATTGGGTACATTCGTCAGAACCAGAATTAACTTCTGAAGATGATAAGAAGATTGTACAGTTGACTTGGAATTTGTATAAGGATAGTTCTGCAGAAGACTTGGTAGTTTCTACGCACAGACCAGGAACACCATGGAGTTTTTCATATGCCCATGGAAAAAACAACACAATTGATAATAGGCTTATAAAAAAATACTACGATAAGTTTATAACTAGCTTAAAAAAATACTTAAAAAGTGCTTAATTCAGACCTAGACGACTTGATTCGTAAAGCAGGGAATTCTCAAGTTGATGCTAATGAAATTGATTTAAATATCAATCTTACACAACAGGAAATTTCAGATAGAATTCAAGATAGAGAAGAACGTAAAAAATACGCTTACAGAACTTTTATATTCTTAAGTAGTTTTACGGCTATCGTTTTAATGATAACAGTTGCAGCTGGCTTTTCTGAAACACTAGGGTTTAAATTAGATAACACAGTTTTAATAGCTTTAATAACTTCTTCTTTAGCGAGTATTGTAGGAATTTTTATTTTGGTGATGCGTTATTTATTCAGATAATTCAACTTTAACTTAAAATAAAAAAGAGAAGCCTTTCGACCTCTCCTTAAACTAAAATAAAGTTATTTAAGAATATTTACCCCAGTTTCTTTTGAAATACCAATTTGGTTTCCAATTAATGTAATTAGCTGGATTAAAACTAGTATTAGTTAACTCCAATTTTACTAATCTATTTGGTAGCAATGGTAAAGGGTGCCTACCTCTCGGACTATCTAAATCCAAAAAATGGTATCGGTAGGATTTATCCATAAATCTCTTACTCGGTCCAAAATCAAAAGGAATACATTTCCTTGTTAACACTCTACTATCATTTGTTACATAGGTAACTCTTACCATCAACTTTTCATTGATGGCCAGTACAAATTTATCTTTAAACATATGTCTAAAAATTTAGTTTATTAACCGCTGTTAATAAATAGTTAATGCAGCTCCTCTAGTGAATTTTAAAGAGTTTGTTACTGCGAAAAAAACAACTAGAAATATTTAACTTGATGGAAAGAGTTTTCTTTTGTACTTTTGGAATACAAAACAGAGATGAGGCAATCTTATTCTTTCTGTTTTAATATTTTTGGCGTCGGAAACCAATTATTAAAAAAATCAAGAGGGATATTCATAGTGTCCCTTTTTTTTATGTTTCTTTTCTACCTCAGCTATTAAATCTAAATTCGGATTTCTTTAAAAAAGAGAAGCCTTTCGACCTCTCTTTTCTTCCCTTTTAATTTAACTCTAATTAAGAACCACACATTAAACAATCATCTGGTCCTGCATTTTTAGAAGCATCTACCATTGCCTTGAATTCTTCTGGGCTCATCGGCTTATCTTCTTCCTGTTTTTTGTCGTTATCTTTAGATAATGTAAACTGAATTGCATTCACGGCAGACTTAGTACGTAAATAGTACATTCCTGTTTTCAATCCACTCTTCCATGCGTAGAAGTGCATAGAAGTTAGTTTTCCAAAATCAGGATCTTTCATGAATAAGTTTAAAGACTGAGATTGATCGATAAAATAACCTCTATGGCGAGCCATATCTATAATATCTTTCATACTCATTTCCCAAACTGTTTTATACAACTCTTTTAAATTTTGTGGAATGATATCAATATGTTGGATAGATCCGTTTGCACGCATGATATCTTCTTTCATATCGTTATTCCATAATCCTAATTCCACTAAATCTTCTAATAGGTGTTTGTTCACAACAATAAACTCACCAGATAATACTCTACGAGTATAAATATTAGAAGTATATGGTTCGAAAGCTTCGTTATTCCCTAAAATTTGAGATGTAGAAGCTGTTGGCATTGGTGCAACTAATAACGAGTTTCTAACTCCATGCTTTTTCACTTCCGTACGTAACGCATTCCAATCCCAACGTCCACTTAATTCATCGTCATTAATTCCCCACATATTGTGTTGGAATTCTCCTTGAGACATTGGTGATCCTTCGTAAGTTGAATACGCTCCTTTCGCTTTGGCTACTTCCATAGAAGAAGTCACAGATGCAAAGTATAATGTTTCAAAAATCTCTTGGTTTAATTTCTTCGCTTCTTCACTTGTAAACGGTAAGCGTAACATTATAAACGCATCAGCTAATCCCTGAATACCTAATCCAACTGGACGGTGACGCATGTTAGAGTTTTCAGCTTCAACAACTGGATAGTAGTTTCTATCAATAACCGTATCTAAGTTTCTGATTACCTTTTTAGTTACATCAAATAACTTTTGGTGATCAAAGAATTTGTTTCCGTTTTCATCTTCTGCAACAAACATTGGAATAGCAATAGAAGCTAGGTTACATACAGCAACCTCGTCTTCCGCTGTATATTCCATAATCTCTGTACATAAATTTGAAGAACGAATTGTTCCTAAATTCTTTTGATTAGACTTACGGTTTGCAGCATCTTTATATAACATGTACGGTGTACCTGTTTCAATTTGAGATTCTAAGATTTTCTCCCATAAATCACGGGCTTTAATTGTTTTTCTCCCTTTACCCGCTTGCTCATAGCTTGTATATAAACGCTCAAACTCTTCTCCGTACGTATCATATAAATGAGGACATTCGTGCGGACACATTAACGTCCAATTTCCATCTTCTTGAACACGTTTCATAAATAAATCAGAAATCCACATTGCATAGAATAAATCACGTGCACGCATTTCTTCTTTACCATGGTTTTTCTTTAAATCTAGGAAATCAAAGATATCAGCATGCCAAGGCTCTAAGTACATTGCGAAAGACCCTTTACGCTTTCCTCCTCCTTGATCTACATAACGAGCGGTATCATTAAATACACGTAACATAGGAACAATTCCATTTGATGTTCCGTTGGTTCCTGCAATATAACTTCCTGTTGCACGGATATTATGAATAGACAATCCTATTCCTCCAGCAGATTGAGAAATTTTTGCTGTTTGCTTTAATGTATTGTAAATACCATCAATACTGTCATCTTGCATTTGCAATAAGAAACAAGACGACATTTGTGGTTTTGGTGTCCCAGAATTAAATAATGTTGGCGTAGCATGAGTAAAATACTTTTTACTCATTAACTCATATGTAGCAATTGCTTCGTCAATATCTTCTTTGTGAATACCTATAGAAACACGCATTAACATTTGCTGAGGCCTTTCAGCAATTTGTCCGTTTAACTTTAATAAGTAAGAACGCTCTAAAGTTTTAAAACCAAAATAATCATAATTAAAATCTCTACTATATATAATAGTTGAATCTAACTTTTCGGCATTCTTCATAATGATTTGATATACATCATCAGCAAGCAAAGGAGCTTTTTTTACTGTGCGTGGATTCACGTACTCATACAAATCAGTCATTGTTTCTGTGAACGACTTCTTAGTGTTTTTATGTAAGTTTGAAACGGCTATTCTTGCTGCTAATTTAGCGTAATCAGGATGTGCAGTGGTCATTGTTGCTGAAACCTCAGCGGCTAAATTATCCAACTCTGAAGTTGTAACTCCGTCATACAATCCTTCGATAACTCGCATTGCAACCTTAACTGGATCAACGATGCCGTTTAATCCGTAACACATCTTTTTTACTCTTTCTGTGATCTTGTCAAACATCACAGGTTCTTTTCTCCCGTCTCTTTTTACTACATACATATTTTATTTTGGTTTTATATAGGTTATTCCAAAGGGAAGAATTTCCCTCAAGATTTCAATTATTTTATTGGTTGATGTTTTTATATATAGTAGCTCTTAAAAATCAGCATCAAAACTGATAGAGCCCGTTCCTCCAGATTTAACCCCTGCCTTTTGATATTCAGAAACTCTTTTTTCAAAGAAATTTGTTTTTCCTTCTAGTGAAATCATTTCCATAAAATCAAATGGATTCGTTGCGTTGTATTCTTTGTCACATCCAAACTCTAATAAAAGTCTATCTGTTACAAATTCTAAATATTGAGTCATTAATTTAGAATTCATTCCAATTAAACTAACAGGCAATGACTCTGTAATAAACTCTCTTTCAATATCTAAAGCAGAAATAATGATTTCTTTAATTCTTTCTTTACTAACTTTATTTTGTAGGTGATTGTT contains:
- a CDS encoding LytR/AlgR family response regulator transcription factor encodes the protein MMTCIILEDELPAQNLLRNFLNKIPDVKLIAAFQTALDANTFLKENNVDFLFLDINLPDILGIDFIKTIKNPPQVIITTAYPNYAVDSFELPTIVDYLVKPFSFDRFLKSIHKVEHIINRQEVKPNNHVFLNIDKTLHKILLSDVLFIESDRNYLTFVTQLKKYVFIDSLKTWNSKLTDDFIQIHKSYIINVNHIDKIAGNEISMGEIKIPIGRTFKPNFMKKFNS
- a CDS encoding deoxyguanosinetriphosphate triphosphohydrolase, translated to MNWEQLLSLKRFGDTQKRTRATQDETRLGFEVDFDRIIFSSAFRSLQDKTQVIPLSKTDFVHTRLTHSLEVSVVGRTLGRRAGKVILDRHPELKNLGYTFNDFGAIVAAACLMHDIGNPPFGHSGEKAIGEYFKTGKGLKYKEELSEKEYQDLVDFEGNANGLKIVTESKEGTPGGLRLSYATLGAFIKYPKESLPKKPTSHISDKKYGFFQSEKNIFIDVVEELGMVKKASQGIAYYRHPLAYLVEAADDICYTIIDFEDGINLGLIDEEYALEYMIKLVKDTIDIKKYHSLKHKKDRVSYLRALAIGVLINEAVDMFLSNEEEILKGTFSNSLLDKCKYEAQMNDIIKISIEKIYRSNDVVEKEVAGYKIIADLLDVFVTALNNKYKGEQSNFDRLVLNLLPEEYRTLKDDLYERILQTCSYVASLSDGYAIRLHKKISGNVI
- a CDS encoding DUF3109 family protein; amino-acid sequence: MFQLGKTIVSEDIIEKDFVCNLSACKGICCVEGEAGAPLDKEETKILEEIYPKVRPFLRKEGIESIEQNGTWITSDFGELETPLVNQEECAYVIFDDKGTALCAIEEAYNKGIVDWKKPVSCHLYPVRVKDYSEFSAVNYHKWDICDDACTLGAELQAPVYKFVKEALIRKFGKNWYMELEKLAAEKTK
- a CDS encoding sensor histidine kinase, which encodes MKCLSDYLWQTLVPLFFFSFVWILFKYLDREKEIEMALQERTELELKFLKSQINPHVLFNNLNTIYSYAIEKPDQTPDLILKLSDNLKHVLYESNSDFIPLEKELQYLDNYIDFQKIRTQGIKEIVYTKSISSVQYQIAPLLLITIIENAFKHSTPNSIIRIHIEIKDKTLLCTCENSFLDSAIFKQEAIGLKNLQKRLNLLYQNQHEFKVNEDDTFKVSLKLNLI
- a CDS encoding FAD-dependent oxidoreductase: MSFDTLIIGGGVAGIQCALVLASAKDKAYAQGKKVGIIMHQRASHLQNALFNNVLGLPPGTLGKDILSDGKKQLAKMYPHVDQMENEKVTAVIDDDAGYKVITNKNEYITKNVVVALNYAKPFNIVGLEQYIERHSRANAMKDRIQLRNFNHLIKEGLYCCGTIAGWRSQFAIAAGSGASVATDILTVWNDHIPTKIHDKNKS
- a CDS encoding MarC family protein, which codes for MNLSLNEIFTAFMVLFAVIDIVGNIPIIIDLRNKVGHIQSEKASVIAGFIMILFLFVGQRLLNLIGIDVNSFAVAGSFILFFIALEMILGITLYKEEEDQALNATVFPLAFPLIAGPGSLTTLLSLRAEFDLMNIIIAVLLNVLVIYIVLKTSSRIEKLIGKNGIAIIRKIFGVILLAIAVKLFAANIKMLLA
- a CDS encoding Panacea domain-containing protein, which gives rise to MGTASSVANEFLKLSKEQGSNVTNMKLVKLMYIAQGLSLSLLERPIFEDDKIEAWKYGPVVPSIYHEFKHFKSEPITSKSVTLDSNWVHSSEPELTSEDDKKIVQLTWNLYKDSSAEDLVVSTHRPGTPWSFSYAHGKNNTIDNRLIKKYYDKFITSLKKYLKSA
- a CDS encoding ribonucleoside-diphosphate reductase subunit alpha, whose amino-acid sequence is MYVVKRDGRKEPVMFDKITERVKKMCYGLNGIVDPVKVAMRVIEGLYDGVTTSELDNLAAEVSATMTTAHPDYAKLAARIAVSNLHKNTKKSFTETMTDLYEYVNPRTVKKAPLLADDVYQIIMKNAEKLDSTIIYSRDFNYDYFGFKTLERSYLLKLNGQIAERPQQMLMRVSIGIHKEDIDEAIATYELMSKKYFTHATPTLFNSGTPKPQMSSCFLLQMQDDSIDGIYNTLKQTAKISQSAGGIGLSIHNIRATGSYIAGTNGTSNGIVPMLRVFNDTARYVDQGGGKRKGSFAMYLEPWHADIFDFLDLKKNHGKEEMRARDLFYAMWISDLFMKRVQEDGNWTLMCPHECPHLYDTYGEEFERLYTSYEQAGKGRKTIKARDLWEKILESQIETGTPYMLYKDAANRKSNQKNLGTIRSSNLCTEIMEYTAEDEVAVCNLASIAIPMFVAEDENGNKFFDHQKLFDVTKKVIRNLDTVIDRNYYPVVEAENSNMRHRPVGLGIQGLADAFIMLRLPFTSEEAKKLNQEIFETLYFASVTSSMEVAKAKGAYSTYEGSPMSQGEFQHNMWGINDDELSGRWDWNALRTEVKKHGVRNSLLVAPMPTASTSQILGNNEAFEPYTSNIYTRRVLSGEFIVVNKHLLEDLVELGLWNNDMKEDIMRANGSIQHIDIIPQNLKELYKTVWEMSMKDIIDMARHRGYFIDQSQSLNLFMKDPDFGKLTSMHFYAWKSGLKTGMYYLRTKSAVNAIQFTLSKDNDKKQEEDKPMSPEEFKAMVDASKNAGPDDCLMCGS